GCAGGAGGTGGTGAGTGTTACCGGACAGCGAAGGGGTCAGCGCATCGTTGTACCTGTCAAGAAGCTTTTTGCTCGAGAGAAGAGGCCTTATGGATTGGGCATGGTAGGGAAGCTCACAAACCGAACCTACCGCAAGCGCATTGACAGCTACGTGAAGAGGCAAATAGAGGACATGGATGATCATAGGTACTGCACCTCTCCACATATCTGACTAATGAGCACACTTTCTCTCTGCTTTCCTCAGTGGATGACAGTGATGGATGATGAGTGCTGCTGTACTTTGAAATACATACTCTCTATTTCCTCTAgacctttttttacatactggaTCACTGTTGTCCATTTGCTCATCACTATCCTGGCTGTGTGCATCTATGGTATTGCACCAGTGGGCTTTTCCCAGCATGAGACAGTTGATTCTGTGAGTAACAGCTCAGTTGTGATGATTTGTCACCACACAATATTTTAATCTCATTATGACTGCTTTCatatttattgtactttttgtgattttgatgtcttctgatgtaggttttaagaAACAAAGGTGTGTatgaaaatgtcaagtttgtGCAGCAGGAGAACTTTTGGATTGGGCCGGGGTCGGTGAGCATTCTTCTCTTGATAGAAGATCAAGAATACAGTATCAGCAATCATGtgtaaatgtctttaaataaatactacattttacattttccccTTATCTGTGCATTATTAGGAAGCTCTGATCCACttgggggccaaattctctccATGCATGCGGCAGGACAAACAGGTGCATGATCTTATTAGGGAAAAGAGAGCTATTGAACGCAACTCTGCCTGCTGTGTGCGTAACGATCGTTCCGGCTGCGTCCAAACCTCAGAGGAGGAATGCTCggtatgtaaaataaataaatgtgttccTCAACCTTTTTAATTTAACTATAGATAGAAGCTGTGGGGACTTCTTACCCCTTCTTTTATGGTTTTATTTCTAGAGTACTCTAGCTGTGTGGGTAAAATGGCCGAGGCATTCCAGCACACCCCAGTTAAGTGGCAAAGACAGACAGTATGGCTCTGTGTGCCATCAGGATCCCAGGTAGATACACTAGTAGTTCCTTCATTGCAGAGTATTAAATGATACTGACTAGTaaatataatgtgtatatattgtttgtctCATTACAGGATCTGTCTGGAGCCCGCCTCAGGATCACCTCATGAATGGCCTGATGACATCAGCAAGTGGCCAGTGAGTACAATGTAGCAAGGGGGTGTAGCAGAATTGTAAAACTTAGTTAGAGTCAATACTGCACTGTTTAGTTATCAATAGAACTCTCGGATACATGaatatacattacatatatattcattaatgttttggtataTAACTcaaaatgttatatatattttcttttttttaaagttttttttttaatttgggaaTGATGTCACATTTTGGCACTAATGAAgatttaaaacttaaaatcgctccaacaaaaaaactgctttgGCTTTCAGATTTGTACAAGGTACAACACAGGGAACCACACCAACCTGCCTCATATAGACTGTACCATTACAGGCAGACCCTGCTGCATTGGAACCAAAGGGAGGTGAGGAGGGCTAAACCTATGACAAACATTTATCCTGTACTAAAAAACATGATATATGACTAGTTGACTAATTTAGTAAATGCTGCTTGTTTTCTTAAAGGTGTGAAATCACATCCCGGGAATATTGTGACTTCATGAAAGGCTACTTTCATGAGGAGGCTACTCTCTGCTCTCAAGTAAGCAACTTTCTCCTCAATATACACAAATTAAGCATTTGATTTTCTCATggggaaaaaaggagagaagctTACTTACTGCTAAAAGTGCTAAACTTATTTTGCATTGCATCTGTTGCTAATATTAATCTGGTTTACTATTCTGTAAACTTCCTGAATACCAATATGAGTCTTTATTCATTAGCATTGTCATTATTGATCTTTGTCTTTGTTAATAGTATAATAGTATATGAATGAGGAGCATTAGTTAAGATGCTGTGCTATTTCCTTCTTCAGGTGCACTGCATGGACGATGTGTGTGGACTGTTGCCTTTTCTCAATCCAGAGATCCCAGATCAGTTTTACAGGCTCTGGCTCTCACTTTTCCTGCATGCTGGGTGAGTCAGTAGTGGTCAGCAAGTAGTTTTGCTTATGCTAAGATATGCCTGgcaaaagaaacagacaaaaagtaTAGATCATGTATTTGATGTGACAATTAAAAgttatatttaatttgttttgtgtagttattttttaaagtcagtTTCAAACATTAGTAggataataaagggaaaaaactcGCTATTTGTGTAAACTACCCAATAGTACAAATGAGAGAAAACCTTGCTAACCAGAAGCACAATTTAGCAGATAAGCTCAGCCTATCATCCAATAAATCAGTTGAATTTTGTCTCAGCCTGGCATACTCGATCAGTGTTTCAAATAATGTGTTTGCACCCAGCGCTGAGGAACGGGATGATTAAAAGATCAGAATCATAGTCAGGTTTATTGGCAAAATGTTCGGCACATACAAGGAAATTGATTGTGGCTGTGAGCAGCTCTTTGTGTTTTCATACTCGcatcacaacaaaacagaagcATAGAAAGCTAAAGAGACAttcaacaaatatgtaaaagagAAAACTGAGAACAACAAGAGCAGAAGAAAAAGCATACAGCACAGGTGAGCTTATTGGTGGTTAACTGGTTGTATTATAGAAGTGCAAGAGCGCATGGAATGTTGCAAATTGTCGGAATAAATGTTATATGGGTAGTCTAATAGAATAAAGTACTTCCATTTTCCTTTGATATGAGTGGCTAAATGAAGTTACTTTGGTACAATATAGTGAAGCAACTTATTAACTTATAGCTGGAGTTGCTCTCAATGtacgtatgtactgtatgtcacaaaTATGTTAAATATATGCAGAAGCATTATTTGCAGTCATGCACTGTACATTTAAGACTGATGGCACTACTTTGGTGTAGTTAAGACCTGTCAGTCTGTCAGCCAGCACAAAAAGCTGACCTCACTGTTGAAAGGAGTAGTGCTTCATCTTCATGCTGTCAGTTATCTGTCTCCTGGGTAATTAAACAAAGTGCTCTTGCTCCACAAAGTCATTAAGCTTTAATGCGATAGAGACCGATTTTGTTGATGGGCAAAGTCATTGGTCTGCTGAGGGGTTTACCTCCTTTACACAGAGGAATTATCTTCCCAACACGTgcagctttttttccccacacacacacacacatacacacacacacacacctcacatgGCACACACATGAGCACTATGTCCATTTCCATTCCCCTAGGATCCTTCACTGCCTGGTGTCAGTGGCTTTCCAGATGACCATCCTGAGGGACCTGGAGAAGCTGGCGGGCTGGCTGCGCATCTCAATCATTTACATTCTCAGTGGCATCACTGGCAACTTAGCTTCAGCCATCTTTTTGCCCTATAGAGCAGAGGTGATCACCAGTCTAACACCCACAAAATAGCAATGCAGAACAGTGCATTTATAAGTCATGTTATGTGTTGAAGATTTCCCATTTGAACTACCATATAGTGtaaataacttttaaattaagtaataaatgtttgtttttgtaggcTTACGcccctctctctgctgtctttGTGTCAGGTGGGCCCAGCCGGCTCTCAATTTGGGATCCTGGCCTGCTTGTTCGTGGAGTTGTTTCAGAGCTGGCAGATCCTTGCCCAGCCCTGGAGGGCCTTTACCAAGCTGCTCTGTGTGGTGCTCTTCCTATTTGCCTTTGGGCTGTTACCCTGGATTGACAATTTTGCCCACATTTCTGGCTTCATTTCTGGCTTCTTCTTGTCCTTCGCCTTCTTACCCTACATCAGCTTTGGCCGCATGGACCTCTACCGCAAACGCTGTCAGATTATCGTCTTCATGCTGGTGTTTGTCGGGCTCTTTTCGGGCCTTGTGGTGCTTTTCTATGTATACCCAATCAAGTGTGAATGGTGCGAGTTGCTCACCTGCATCCCCTTCACAGACAAATTCTGCGAGAAGTACGACCTCAACGCTCACCTCCACTGAAGTGTGGACAGTGTGAGCACAACAGGATGACATCAGTTCAAACGATGCCAGTCTGTCTCCACTCTGCCTCTGTGTGACTTGGGGACTGCCCCTTTCTCTGTGAACAATGACAatatacttgtgtttttttactctgTCACTATGAATACCTATGCCACTCATCTTAAACACTTCCTTTAATCACCTTCCTGTTACCGGTAGTCATTGTCACTCCTTCACTGTGCATTGAAACAAAAGTACTTCTGAACCTTATCAAAATTCCCAGCTGCCCTTAACATATAAGGCAGGAATTAGAGCCAGCACTGGTACAGAGAGGATTTGTTTCTTACATTCACACTCAAAACATAGGTTTTATTATTCAGGCAACCTCATACAGAAGCAGGGACAAAAATCCAATAGTGATACCGTTGGTGCCTTGTTGATAAATGTACCAACTACTGCcatatttttgttacattatGCTGAGCacttgaatgttttattttatttgtttattgctTCTTAAGAAAGTGATGATTGTTTTGAACATGGTAGTGTTTTAGCTACCTGTCTACTCACATGTAACTGaaaacaacagtaaaaaaaatctacaaatgaAAGTGGTCTGTGACTTTCTCTCAATTACCAGAAAAAGCCAGTTGAATGTTTTATAGTTTATTCAAATTATGCAACAAAGAAACAGCAAATATCTGTTCCAAATATTAAATTGACAATCCAAGTTAAAAACGCTTGGATGCTGTTGGCTGCATCATTAGTATGTACAAACTTGAATTCATCACACCTTTTGATTTATATGGTTTACAAAAATAGAATAGTATTTACATCACAACTCTAGATGTAATAATCAAAATTTAcaattatataatattacaatCAATTGTGAGtgatttgacaaaaaacaattacaaagaaACAACATAAGCTCAAAAAGCCAATATTCTTATAGTGACCCAGATAATAATTTGATGTCTGATAAGTCAATACAACTGCAAAACCACTGGTTCTTCTTTTTGCATGAATCCACTCTGTTCCCCTCTGTCCTCACACAGTGGGATACTGTGTGGTGCTGACATTAGGAGGTCTAAGACCTTGTTGCCTACACGGAATTCAGTCCCCTGGTGCATACTGGCCCTCCGCCTCTATCTGCCCCTTTGTTGGCTCTGTTTTGTTAATCTTACGTCAGCTGCCCTGAGTCCATGTTAGAGGTGAGTAAGTGGAGTAGAATGGGGCAGGGGTTCATGGACTAGCAGCCGCTGTTCCGCCGTGAATACACCTGCCCATTGAGCGTGTACTCCATCTCTTGGAATTGCATGTTGGGTATGGAGATGGCTGATGCTCCTTTCTCCTTAAAGCCGGCCTTAAGGTAGAAGGGCACCAGAAAGTCCTCGCAAATCAGCAGAGCTCGGCGAAGGCCCAGCACACAGCGCAGGTACTGCAAATAGCGCCACAAGAGGATGGAGCCCTTGCCTTGCTGGCGACAGTGACGGTGCACTGACAGAACATGGATGTGTACAGTGGGGTTGCCTGGGATATGCTGAGTCATTGCCTCCTGGAGAAAAGGGGTTACATAGAGGAAAGAGTTTATTCAATAATCCAAGAGCCCAAATTCACATGCATCTGAGTTTGTCAAAATCATTAATTTGCATGGAAAAGCAAGGTTGTGTCACATTGAattcttttcaaaaatgtttccatacCTGTGAAAGCCTCTCCTTGTCCCAGCCAGAGCCAATAATGAAAGCTACCAGCTGTCCCTCCTCAAACCAACCCAACGACAGCTCAGGGCACTGACCCAGGAAGTTAAGCACTTCTTTCAGGGTAAGTGGACACTCTccagacacagagacaaatgCTGGGGGGACAAAAGAACCAGTTTGTTGACTTGGTACTGGGAGTACTGATCATGAAGATCAGGAAAAGACTACAGGATGAAAGGAAGGTGTTCTCTTTCAAGGTAAAATTTGCACTAGGACAATAATGAACGTTACATGTcctttagctgatgcttttattaTATGATCAGAAGTATACTGTTGTCAAATACATATAGAAAGTCAGCCAAGTTGTTCAGGTCAGTTATACGTATGCAGACACTTGACTTACCTTCTCTTTCAATCTCAAACACACTCACGGCATCCTGTGGCGTGAGGTTTCTGAACTCGCTAGCAGGGAGTGTGTGTCGTCTCTGTCGCAGAGGGTTAACCACGCTGACAGGCGTCTTCAGAAAGAAGGGCTTGAGGACTGTTGAGCCACTGACCTGCTGTGTCATGATGCCTcaataattaaaaacagaaagttATGATTAGTTGAGGAttcttttatctgtttttttttcccttctaaccttttgcaaaataaatgcaatactgatactataaataatgcAGTCAAAGTAAATCAAACCCTGCCAACACAGCTTTCTGTGTTCTCTGTTTGTCTAACAGCGCTAACTGTAATGTAACTCAGTTGGCAAGATGCTGTCCTTCTTGTCTCTCCTGCAGTCTCctccctttcttcctctctgaTCTCATACTGTAAAGTGGTTGTCTAAAAGTAGGATAGCTGTCTCTGCACGTGTCGCCCAAGTCTCTAAATCCCCTGCTTTTAAATGACACACACATgtcacatcaacaacaacatccCAGTTCAGAGCGAGACAACTCTGTAGTTGCAGCTTTTCATTGTGCATATTTTAATACAACACTAATTTTGATTAACAGCAGCTGAGGGTGTATACAGCAGCCATTTGTATATTTCTCACACTTTCATCATACGAGAAAATTAGAGAAAATCTTTGGTATTTTAAAAATTCACTGTGTGATTATTATCTTGTTGTGACGATGAGTTTTTATGGTAGATTGCATGATAATTAGGCAGATTAGTTATACCACTATTAACCTTCAACGGAAATAAGCCGTTGAGATGTGATGACTGATTAGGATTAGTTTTTACCTGGCACATGTATATTGGCACATGTGCTTACTGTACACAGGTATAAGCGGTAGTATATCACGTGTATGTGGGCTAATTAAATCGTACTGAGTGAGGGCAGAGATTTGTTTGGATTGCTGTTGGGGTGACTGAGGTTTAGCATAGATTAATTAAATAAGAGAGCACTTGCTGTGACCGGACTGATGTAACCCCGTATTTGACTTCCAACACACAAAAGAGTAGACAAGTTCTTTGAAATTCAGTATGATTTACTTTATTATGGAAAGATAATCCTGAAGATCTACTGTATATCTTAAAGTCTCGTTCAAATATTTTGCTTCAGTTTATTATGACTGTGCAATAATAGTTTTAAACAgtattgtatagtattgtttcaCCCCACTGCTTCCTTTTGGCCTTCACTACAGTGATGTGAGATCTCCTACGCCATCTGAATAGCTGGCCAACCAGAAACAAGAGCATCTCTGCCCATGAGATCATCAGATGTTGGAGGGAAGTACATACAGTACTACACAGCTGTCCAAAGATGAAATCACCCTTTCTGACCTGCAACTCCGTCAGTCTGTCCGTCAGTACTAATactttccatgtcatttttttattaattgccatactatgactttttatcatgttttatgaaatactctatgactttttatagtAGTTTACTATGACTTCTTATGACATATTATCCCATAACTTTTAAGTGTAATTTGTTTTAGGACATACtgtaatttctctttttatgaaatttttctgacttactatacaattactttttgtgttaagttttattacatattatactatagtcttgctttgccagaccatccttcAAGGCattgcaaaggagggtctggcgagacCACATAGCATtacgggatgggagaaaaacttgctttggtttattggcatttctttaacccacTTATAATCGTCATGGGTCACTAAGATCTGGACggagccactgcaaaatagcataggaaaggaacttgttttggtggaacatgtacgttAGTCCAGCTAGGTGTCTCAATTTACCAagccagttaaccatagtcctcataaatctatcagagtttaaaattccaacacaaagaaagtagaaagaaaCAGACATTGGCAAAAAGACATGTATCTGGCGAAATTTCCTGCCGCACTGGAGCAATACCAGAAGTGGAgtgttgtggatatagactaattaTTCTATgcttttgtgacatactatactatgtcttttatAAGCatttttttacgacatactgtactctttttatgacatttctatgacatttttgacattttcttttcgACAAAGTATACcataatttttattgaacttttttgaacttttatgacttttttcaacatactatactatgacttttttaccacttttatgaaatactatgctatgacttctttgtgtcatgttttatgacatactatacaacgactttttgacacaatttgatttttatgaattttgtatcactttttccgacatactgtactatgactttttaacgcttatttttcgacatactatatatgactttttatcactttttacgacatactgtTCAATGagttttttaatcacttttttcaaaatactatatataatataacatgacatactatattgtaactttttttacaaaaatctttcaaaatgtcatggtacagcatgtcaaaaaaagtggtaaaaacgTTGTAGTATACAATATCGAAAAAAGCCATagtctagtatgtcaaaaaagtgaggAAGACATCACTGTatagtatttttaaataattccattcaattcaattttatagtatttatagtatcaaatcatgacaagagttatctcaagacactttacagatagagtaagtctaggccacactctataatttacaaaaacccaacaattctagtaattccacCAAGAgaaaaccttggacagacccaggatcACTTGGTATGTGGCGTCTGAAGGTGCCGGTTGTTGgtatgaacagtggcaataatagtcacaaaaTAGATGATGGAACTATGACTGGAAATAGTAGTTACAGTAGTtaatggcgtagcagggcactgcagggtatAGTGGCGTGTTGCAACTTGTCGCAGGGCACTGcaaggcatagcaggacgtagcaggtcactggaaagtgataaaaacatcacacttttgtgtcaaaaaataattaagataagataattaaGTTACTGTCAAAAGTAATAAAGACGTCATAgtgtaatatgtcaaaaaaaggtcatagtatagtatgttaaaaatgttatataaaaagtcaaagtatagcatataaaaaaagtcatagtatatagaACATGGAATAGTtcgttgaaaaaagtcatagtatagtttgttggcaaaagttgtagtatagttcGTTggaaatgtcatagtataaaatgtaaaaaaagttacattaaaagtcatggtatactGTATTGTGTTGATAAAATTGCCTGTAATGTTCAATTTGGGCAATaaagttcacaaaaaaaaagtcacggtatagtatgtcgaaaaaagtcatactataatatgttgaaaaaatgatgaaaagtcatagtaaggtatgttgaaaaagtgataaaaatgtcaaagtatagtatgttagataaaagtgaaaaagtcaaattatagtatactgaaaaaagtgataaaaagtcatagaatagtatgtcaaaaaaagtcatagtattgtatgttgaaaaatgttatttaaaaagtcatagtatagtatgttgaaaaagtcatgtgATCGAAACGTCAAAGTCACatataaaaaaagtgaaaaaagatgTACTTTTATAGTATGTCATATTATAGTACGTCATATTATAGTACGTCATATCATAGTTCGTCATATTAAAGTACgtcatattataatattatatatgtcaaaagaattgataaaaaagtcatagtatagtatgttaaaaaaaagtcattgcattgcatgttgaaaaatgtgattaaatgtcatggtatagcatatcgaaaaagtcatagtatagtatgtcgaaaaaagtgataaagtcatagaatagtttgttgagaaaagtcatggtatagtttgttggaagaagtcatagtatagtacgtcaaaaaaagtcatagtattgtatgttggaAAATgggattaaaaagtcatagtatagcatgttgacaATAGTCATTGTACACTACAtcaaaaaagtggtaaaaacgtcatagtatagcatgtcaaaaaaaagtcatagtatagtatgttgaaaaaagtcatggtatagtatgttgaaaaaagtcatagtacagtatgttgaaaaagtcatactatagtatgttgaaaaaagttattaaaaaagtcaaagtacattatgtcaaaaaaagtgatacaaaatgtcatttttatcaCGTTGAAAATGGTCAAAAAATCATACTATAGtttgttggaaaaagtcataatgtagTAAGTCAacaaaactgataaaaaaagtcatattatagtatgtcgaaaaaagtaattgcataaaaaagtcatagtatagtatatcgaaaaaagtcatagtataggatgttaAAAGTCATTTTCTAGTATAtcgaaaaatgaatgaatatatatattaatatttaaattaacatatttaaaaaaaaagtcataggcaAAGGATcttaaaaaaagggataaatTGTCATAGAATATTGTGTCGAAAAAGTCAGTAATACAGTTTGTCGactaaagtgataaaaagtcgtagtatagtcaTAAAATAGtttgttggcaaaaaaaaaaaatgtcgaaaaaactcattgtattgtatgttgaaaacagtgatgaaaaagtcatgaaatagtatgtcaacaaaaagtgataaaaagccatagtggGCGTCCGgagagctcagttggtagagcaggcgcccatgtgtagaggtttactcttcgACACAGTGggcctctctctcccctttcacttcttcagctgtcctgtcattaaaggcctaaaatgccccaaaaataatcctcaaaaaaaaagccatagcatagtatgttgaaaaaagtcattgtattgtatgtactTTTTGACatatggctttttatcactttttctgacatacaatactataacttttttcagcatatactatgactctttcaTCACTATTTCTGACATCAAAAGGATCAAATTCTATTTGTAATCATCATAAATACTATTCAATGTCTGCATTTAACAGATGACCTGGGATTGATCTGTCAACCTTGAGGTAGTGGGGCAACCATTTTACCTCCGGGGCACAAGCCCAGCATTtttatggcatactatactatgacttttaatgtaatttttacaacatactataccatgactttttatgtcatgttttatgacatgctatgttgtgactttttatgtcatgttttatgacatgctatgttgtgactttttttatgtaGTTATGACTTTTAATATCTACTTTCAAGACATTTTCCTGatttacttgttttgtttaaaaatgtatatgtatgaaAGGGGAGAGTGTGGGGGAAGAAATGCAGGTCagattcgaaccctggacctctgcataaAAAATAACCCTATAAATAAGgctaccagctgagctacccAGGGACCCCTATACAGTGACTAGTAATGTTATtctttacaacatactatactataacttgtAATGTCATTCTTTCTTTGGctgaaagaaaattgaaaattggGATAATAAGATGGGACTTGACATTAATGGTGAAATTTTGGGTGTTCACTTGAACAATAAATTATACTCATTATCCTTTAGGCCCTACGTTCAAACTTAAGCCAAAGTCAATATTTTCACCATATACCATTATCCCAGGAGATATTGCAACATATAATTTGCAGAAAAATAAAGTATACCAGTCATTTTAGTAGTAACCAGGTATTATGATGGATTAGAAAAACGGTAGTACTGAATCTTTGTTCTTTATTGTTATACACATGCTGCTATACACACGAGGAAAGACAGTTATTAATTTTACAGAGAGTCACAAACCACCTACTGTGGAGTTATCCTGGATACCAGGTCAACAGTAGTCAGAACAGGATCAGGAAGGCACAGTGTCAAGTTGAAATGGCACAGAAAAGGAATGGGGAGATATAAAATAACCATGTTGCTTGAAAGCAGTGAGGTTCAAGCCTCAACAAATTCACATGCAAATGCTAGCCCAATTATTAAAATGCAATGTTTGCATTGTACTTGCATTGCATGTCATCCTTCCAATCAAACATATATTAAGACGATCAGCTTGAACCTTTGATTAAATGCATAATTGATACATGGTCATAACATAGTAAATGAACAGTACAATTTTATATTGCAATAACAATGACAAGATACATTTTTCCAGTAGCATGAAGTTTGTGATATAAAAAAAGGctctgtacatcagaatcaaATATCCTGTCTATGGGCTGAAAAGTGTTGTATATTGTAGCATTTATAAGAATACTAATGTCCAATGCAACAAGCAGGCAGCCATATTAATTCAAGGCACAGAAATCTATATGCATGGCGCTACACATACAGGACCAAGTTATGTAAAGATTGCAGCTACGCAAACACCGGACCCCTTTTTTGCAGCTACATCACATAAGCAGACACTGGCATTGCAAC
The nucleotide sequence above comes from Etheostoma spectabile isolate EspeVRDwgs_2016 chromosome 15, UIUC_Espe_1.0, whole genome shotgun sequence. Encoded proteins:
- the rhbdf1a gene encoding inactive rhomboid protein 1 isoform X1; the encoded protein is MAEPRRESTSSLQRKKPPWLRLDIPTAQMSLDEPPTFVQPVKRQGFLRSISMPVETSHLQSPPRDLFDTRRPVLQRQSSITQTIKSSRRVHFERINTVPIKGQRAARRSIRKHHSLSRTLLRGTADWFGVSKDGDATQKWQRKSLRHCSLRYGKLKPQVIREMDLPSQDNISLTSTETPPPLYVPSSQYGMQKIVDPLARGRAFRMVEEVDGFSVPQTPITPGAASLCSFTSSRSGLNRLPRRRKRESVAKMSFRAAAALVKGRSIRESTTLRRTQRRSFTPASFMEEDMVDFPDELDTSFFARDILMQEELSTYTDEVFESPSEASMKEVEPSSKKDETELTGSALDKTELERSHLMLPLERGWRKAKEGTPGPPKVPLRQEVVSVTGQRRGQRIVVPVKKLFAREKRPYGLGMVGKLTNRTYRKRIDSYVKRQIEDMDDHRPFFTYWITVVHLLITILAVCIYGIAPVGFSQHETVDSVLRNKGVYENVKFVQQENFWIGPGSEALIHLGAKFSPCMRQDKQVHDLIREKRAIERNSACCVRNDRSGCVQTSEEECSSTLAVWVKWPRHSSTPQLSGKDRQYGSVCHQDPRICLEPASGSPHEWPDDISKWPICTRYNTGNHTNLPHIDCTITGRPCCIGTKGRCEITSREYCDFMKGYFHEEATLCSQVHCMDDVCGLLPFLNPEIPDQFYRLWLSLFLHAGILHCLVSVAFQMTILRDLEKLAGWLRISIIYILSGITGNLASAIFLPYRAEVGPAGSQFGILACLFVELFQSWQILAQPWRAFTKLLCVVLFLFAFGLLPWIDNFAHISGFISGFFLSFAFLPYISFGRMDLYRKRCQIIVFMLVFVGLFSGLVVLFYVYPIKCEWCELLTCIPFTDKFCEKYDLNAHLH
- the rhbdf1a gene encoding inactive rhomboid protein 1 isoform X3, with translation MAEPRRESTSSLQRKKPPWLRLDIPTAQMSLDEPPTFVQPVKRQGFLRSISMPVETSHLQSPPRDLFDTRRPVLQRQSSITQTIKRGTADWFGVSKDGDATQKWQRKSLRHCSLRYGKLKPQVIREMDLPSQDNISLTSTETPPPLYVPSSQYGMQKIVDPLARGRAFRMVEEVDGFSVPQTPITPGAASLCSFTSSRSGLNRLPRRRKRESVAKMSFRAAAALVKGRSIRESTTLRRTQRRSFTPASFMEEDMVDFPDELDTSFFARDILMQEELSTYTDEVFESPSEASMKEVEPSSKKDETELTGSALDKTELERSHLMLPLERGWRKAKEGTPGPPKVPLRQEVVSVTGQRRGQRIVVPVKKLFAREKRPYGLGMVGKLTNRTYRKRIDSYVKRQIEDMDDHRPFFTYWITVVHLLITILAVCIYGIAPVGFSQHETVDSVLRNKGVYENVKFVQQENFWIGPGSEALIHLGAKFSPCMRQDKQVHDLIREKRAIERNSACCVRNDRSGCVQTSEEECSSTLAVWVKWPRHSSTPQLSGKDRQYGSVCHQDPRICLEPASGSPHEWPDDISKWPICTRYNTGNHTNLPHIDCTITGRPCCIGTKGRCEITSREYCDFMKGYFHEEATLCSQVHCMDDVCGLLPFLNPEIPDQFYRLWLSLFLHAGILHCLVSVAFQMTILRDLEKLAGWLRISIIYILSGITGNLASAIFLPYRAEVGPAGSQFGILACLFVELFQSWQILAQPWRAFTKLLCVVLFLFAFGLLPWIDNFAHISGFISGFFLSFAFLPYISFGRMDLYRKRCQIIVFMLVFVGLFSGLVVLFYVYPIKCEWCELLTCIPFTDKFCEKYDLNAHLH
- the rhbdf1a gene encoding inactive rhomboid protein 1 isoform X2; translated protein: MAEPRRESTSSLQRKKPPWLRLDIPTAQMSLDEPPTFVQPVKRQGFLRSISMPVETSHLQSPPRDLFDTRRPVLQRQSSITQTIKSRRVHFERINTVPIKGQRAARRSIRKHHSLSRTLLRGTADWFGVSKDGDATQKWQRKSLRHCSLRYGKLKPQVIREMDLPSQDNISLTSTETPPPLYVPSSQYGMQKIVDPLARGRAFRMVEEVDGFSVPQTPITPGAASLCSFTSSRSGLNRLPRRRKRESVAKMSFRAAAALVKGRSIRESTTLRRTQRRSFTPASFMEEDMVDFPDELDTSFFARDILMQEELSTYTDEVFESPSEASMKEVEPSSKKDETELTGSALDKTELERSHLMLPLERGWRKAKEGTPGPPKVPLRQEVVSVTGQRRGQRIVVPVKKLFAREKRPYGLGMVGKLTNRTYRKRIDSYVKRQIEDMDDHRPFFTYWITVVHLLITILAVCIYGIAPVGFSQHETVDSVLRNKGVYENVKFVQQENFWIGPGSEALIHLGAKFSPCMRQDKQVHDLIREKRAIERNSACCVRNDRSGCVQTSEEECSSTLAVWVKWPRHSSTPQLSGKDRQYGSVCHQDPRICLEPASGSPHEWPDDISKWPICTRYNTGNHTNLPHIDCTITGRPCCIGTKGRCEITSREYCDFMKGYFHEEATLCSQVHCMDDVCGLLPFLNPEIPDQFYRLWLSLFLHAGILHCLVSVAFQMTILRDLEKLAGWLRISIIYILSGITGNLASAIFLPYRAEVGPAGSQFGILACLFVELFQSWQILAQPWRAFTKLLCVVLFLFAFGLLPWIDNFAHISGFISGFFLSFAFLPYISFGRMDLYRKRCQIIVFMLVFVGLFSGLVVLFYVYPIKCEWCELLTCIPFTDKFCEKYDLNAHLH